From Alcaligenes faecalis, the proteins below share one genomic window:
- a CDS encoding ABC transporter substrate-binding protein — MKLTRTAFALSVVLAALATPAQSQVKIGVIASATGPTAVVGLPQRNTVPLLPTKVGDLTVEYVSMDDASDPNQTVTLFKKMISEDKIDALIGPTGSPNAMSLIQFAADSGTPVLAPVGAASVVLPMTEQKKWIFKTTQNDDIIAQALVKHMVDNGVKTAGFLGFNDAYGESWLSVFKELADANNIKIVATERYVRSDTSVTGQALKIYAAKPDVVLVAGTGAAAVLPQVTLVKQGYKGQIYQTHGAALPAFLSLGGEQVEGTILAASLMLVLPEIEDSNPAKPIAQDYIQRYTERYGQAPATFGANVYDAGLLLEKAIPEAASKAKPGTPEFRSALRDALEQTRDLVATQGVYTMSPEDHSGFDERGRELITVRNGQWHLLKP, encoded by the coding sequence ATGAAATTGACTCGAACTGCTTTTGCTTTGTCCGTTGTTCTGGCTGCCTTGGCCACACCGGCCCAATCACAAGTCAAAATTGGTGTGATCGCCTCGGCCACCGGGCCAACCGCGGTGGTTGGCTTGCCACAGCGCAATACGGTGCCCCTCTTGCCGACCAAGGTCGGAGATCTGACGGTTGAATACGTCTCCATGGACGACGCCAGTGATCCGAACCAGACAGTAACGCTGTTCAAGAAAATGATTTCCGAGGACAAGATCGATGCCTTGATCGGGCCTACCGGCTCGCCCAACGCCATGAGTTTGATCCAGTTTGCGGCTGACTCGGGTACACCCGTACTGGCGCCGGTGGGCGCGGCGTCCGTCGTGCTGCCCATGACCGAGCAAAAGAAATGGATCTTTAAAACTACCCAGAACGACGACATTATTGCTCAGGCCCTGGTCAAGCATATGGTCGACAACGGTGTGAAAACGGCCGGTTTCCTGGGCTTTAACGATGCCTACGGCGAGAGCTGGTTGAGCGTGTTCAAGGAGCTGGCGGACGCGAACAATATCAAGATTGTGGCCACGGAACGCTATGTGCGTTCGGATACATCGGTAACGGGTCAGGCTCTGAAGATTTACGCCGCCAAACCGGACGTGGTTCTGGTGGCCGGTACAGGCGCTGCTGCCGTCTTGCCGCAAGTGACTTTGGTTAAGCAAGGTTACAAAGGGCAAATCTATCAAACGCACGGTGCCGCCTTGCCCGCCTTCTTGAGTCTGGGGGGCGAGCAGGTTGAAGGTACTATTCTGGCCGCCAGCCTGATGCTGGTTTTGCCGGAAATTGAAGACAGCAACCCTGCCAAGCCGATCGCTCAGGATTACATCCAGCGCTACACCGAGCGTTATGGCCAGGCTCCTGCCACCTTTGGCGCCAACGTCTATGACGCAGGCCTGTTGCTGGAAAAGGCCATTCCTGAGGCGGCCAGCAAGGCCAAGCCGGGCACACCCGAGTTCCGTTCGGCTTTGCGTGACGCTCTGGAGCAAACTCGTGATCTGGTGGCGACCCAAGGTGTTTACACCATGTCGCCCGAGGACCATAGCGGTTTTGACGAGCGCGGTCGTGAATTGATTACCGTGCGTAATGGCCAGTGGCACTTGCTCAAGCCCTAA
- a CDS encoding DUF3892 domain-containing protein: MIEVAYVTKDMRRDPYERITHLGGAGWQRSQPDVVQQIEQGQEDYYILLDGIPAKLIVALSRFGAKYLKTELEVEEPHILLSLPSQAA; the protein is encoded by the coding sequence ATGATCGAGGTTGCATACGTCACGAAAGATATGCGTCGGGACCCTTACGAACGAATTACCCATCTTGGAGGTGCAGGCTGGCAACGCTCTCAACCGGATGTTGTCCAGCAAATTGAGCAGGGCCAGGAAGATTACTACATTCTTCTGGATGGCATTCCCGCCAAACTGATCGTGGCGCTCAGCCGTTTTGGTGCCAAGTACCTGAAAACTGAGCTTGAAGTTGAAGAGCCTCATATTTTGCTCAGCCTTCCCAGCCAGGCTGCCTGA
- a CDS encoding 3'-5' exonuclease has translation MTALPVSDSRMSALLFDTETTGTAKPQVIEAAWLRLSDPVFLLVNEEFEQRYRPDEANTLGALATHHIYDEELQDCPSHTEFQLPADTQYIIGHNVDYDWGVAGSPNIKRICTLALSRHLIPGLDSYSQSALIYHIDRANARERLRNAHSALADVRNCLSLLQYLLGLKQNINTWEQLWQLSEHARIPTVLHFGKHKGMAIADVPQDYKNWLLRQPDLDPYLIKALKV, from the coding sequence ATGACAGCTTTGCCTGTTAGCGATTCCCGTATGTCTGCCCTGCTGTTTGATACTGAAACCACCGGCACTGCCAAACCTCAAGTCATCGAGGCGGCCTGGTTGCGTTTGAGCGACCCGGTCTTCTTGCTGGTCAATGAAGAATTTGAGCAACGCTACCGACCTGATGAAGCCAATACGCTGGGCGCCTTGGCCACGCATCACATCTATGACGAAGAGCTGCAGGACTGCCCCTCGCATACCGAATTCCAGTTGCCCGCCGATACCCAATACATCATTGGCCACAATGTGGACTATGACTGGGGCGTGGCCGGCTCGCCCAATATCAAGCGTATCTGCACCCTGGCCCTGTCACGCCACTTGATCCCAGGCCTGGACAGCTACAGCCAGTCCGCCCTGATTTATCACATTGACCGCGCCAACGCGCGCGAGCGCCTGCGCAATGCACACAGCGCGCTGGCCGACGTACGCAATTGCCTGTCACTGCTGCAGTATCTGCTGGGACTGAAGCAAAACATCAACACCTGGGAACAGCTGTGGCAGTTGTCCGAGCACGCCCGCATTCCCACCGTTTTGCATTTTGGCAAACACAAGGGCATGGCCATTGCCGATGTGCCACAGGACTACAAGAACTGGCTGCTGCGCCAGCCGGACCTGGACCCCTATCTGATCAAGGCTTTGAAGGTCTAA
- a CDS encoding GGDEF domain-containing protein has protein sequence MKPKQAFCLRPPRRSSYLSRFFLFSLVLLLTLLGTKLRHYDALTIFWPAEAVLLGLFIRRPDWASQKLNWLIITLAYFCAELLAHNPLSIALLLTVANVSGVSLAYWLITRNPLLDLSLRRPQAMLTLAAYYGLACVLSALLGGFALYLHTSQDLPLAILSWVLTGLISYTAILPVILTAPARPWRRFLEYWNEPHLMSLSQLAPALSLFLTSLLSLLIDGPGSLAFPVLPLLWCALSYSLFSTTLLTLFYVLWTLFALSQPMYFLPSQLHTSLDLLSLRIGIASIALASITSASLMSARNLAVEKLQRLAHHDALTGLLNKQAFYQQSQAILTQCRLKQVPVSVIVLDIDHFKPINDTHGHHVGDLALSAITQRISLALRDTDVCGRLGGEEFGILLPDCSAQQAHAVAERVRKSVSLLPFSLDNEQQLTMTASLGVATLEPSTLDLHALLRQADTALYEAKRAGRDQSYSYHFPTPKTGT, from the coding sequence ATGAAACCAAAGCAGGCTTTCTGCTTGCGCCCGCCGCGGCGCTCTTCCTATCTCTCCCGTTTTTTTCTGTTCAGCCTGGTCCTGCTTTTGACCCTGCTGGGTACCAAGCTGCGCCATTACGACGCGCTAACCATTTTCTGGCCTGCCGAAGCTGTGCTTCTAGGCCTGTTTATCCGCCGTCCTGACTGGGCCAGCCAAAAACTGAACTGGCTGATCATTACACTGGCCTACTTCTGTGCCGAGCTGCTGGCCCATAACCCGCTGTCCATTGCCCTGCTCCTGACCGTGGCCAACGTCAGCGGCGTCAGTCTGGCGTATTGGCTGATCACCCGCAATCCTTTGCTGGACCTGTCCCTGCGTCGCCCTCAAGCCATGCTGACGCTGGCAGCCTACTACGGACTGGCCTGTGTGTTATCGGCCTTGCTGGGCGGTTTTGCCCTTTATCTGCATACCAGTCAAGATCTGCCCCTGGCCATCCTGTCCTGGGTGCTGACCGGCTTGATCTCCTATACGGCCATCCTGCCCGTTATCCTGACCGCCCCCGCCCGCCCGTGGCGCCGCTTTCTGGAATACTGGAACGAGCCGCACCTGATGAGTCTGTCCCAGCTGGCGCCCGCGCTGTCCTTGTTCCTGACCAGCTTGCTGAGCCTGCTGATTGATGGGCCGGGCTCTCTGGCCTTCCCCGTCCTGCCTTTATTGTGGTGCGCCCTGAGCTACTCGCTCTTTTCCACCACCTTGTTGACTCTGTTCTACGTGCTCTGGACGCTGTTTGCCTTGAGCCAGCCCATGTACTTCCTGCCCAGCCAGCTCCATACCTCGCTGGATCTGCTGTCGCTGCGCATCGGCATTGCCTCCATTGCTCTGGCTTCAATCACCAGTGCCAGCCTGATGTCGGCCCGCAATCTGGCAGTTGAAAAGCTGCAGCGGCTTGCCCACCACGATGCCCTGACCGGCCTGCTCAACAAACAGGCTTTTTATCAGCAAAGCCAGGCCATACTGACTCAATGCCGTCTGAAACAAGTTCCCGTCAGTGTCATCGTTCTGGACATAGATCACTTCAAACCCATTAACGACACCCACGGCCACCATGTCGGTGACCTGGCCTTGAGTGCCATCACCCAGCGTATTTCACTGGCCTTGCGCGATACCGATGTATGTGGCCGACTGGGCGGCGAGGAATTTGGAATTTTATTGCCTGATTGCAGTGCGCAGCAGGCCCATGCTGTCGCTGAGCGAGTCCGTAAAAGCGTTTCCCTGCTGCCCTTTTCCCTGGACAACGAGCAGCAACTGACCATGACTGCCAGCTTGGGGGTTGCCACTCTGGAACCCTCCACCCTGGATCTGCACGCCTTGCTGCGCCAGGCCGATACGGCCTTGTACGAGGCAAAACGCGCGGGCCGGGACCAAAGTTATTCCTATCATTTCCCTACGCCCAAGACAGGGACTTGA
- a CDS encoding MOSC domain-containing protein, whose product MITITGLFTHPIKSCAAQAHPQGVEVSVAGLAYDREWVVVDQQGVFMTQRRWPRMALIQPLVQDGQITVQAPGMEPLSWSLDAPAGDNVAVSVRIWSSDTLGRDEGDQVAQWFSDFLQTPCRVLRNHSRARRYVLTERVRPWEEKSQGWRQIGDQLNGFGFADALPFLFTNEASLEELNRLVQQSGEQAVPMDRFRANVVFEGLPAYEEDYVLGLSSEGLSFAFIRACTRCPMPNVNQRTADVGTQPGLALAQSRQFPQGTLFGMQAMLVESKPQMLTIGQTLDVEYSF is encoded by the coding sequence ATGATTACCATCACCGGCCTGTTCACTCATCCCATCAAATCCTGTGCCGCCCAGGCGCACCCGCAGGGCGTGGAGGTCAGCGTTGCGGGCCTGGCCTATGACCGCGAGTGGGTCGTGGTTGATCAGCAGGGCGTGTTCATGACGCAGCGCCGCTGGCCGCGCATGGCCCTGATCCAGCCCTTGGTGCAGGACGGGCAGATTACGGTTCAGGCGCCCGGTATGGAGCCTTTGTCCTGGTCTCTGGATGCTCCGGCAGGCGATAACGTCGCCGTGTCTGTGCGCATCTGGAGCTCGGACACCCTGGGTCGGGACGAGGGGGATCAGGTCGCACAATGGTTCAGCGACTTTTTACAGACGCCTTGCCGAGTATTACGTAACCATAGTCGTGCCCGTCGGTATGTACTGACTGAACGTGTGCGCCCCTGGGAAGAAAAGTCTCAGGGCTGGCGTCAGATTGGCGACCAGCTCAATGGTTTTGGTTTTGCGGATGCCTTGCCTTTTCTGTTTACCAACGAGGCGTCTCTGGAGGAGCTGAACCGTCTGGTGCAGCAGTCTGGCGAACAAGCCGTGCCCATGGATCGGTTCCGTGCCAACGTGGTCTTTGAGGGCTTGCCCGCTTATGAAGAAGACTATGTACTGGGCCTGAGCAGCGAGGGTTTGAGCTTTGCCTTCATCCGCGCCTGCACCCGTTGCCCCATGCCCAACGTGAATCAGCGAACGGCAGATGTGGGGACGCAGCCTGGCCTGGCCTTGGCGCAAAGCCGCCAGTTTCCGCAAGGTACCTTGTTTGGCATGCAGGCCATGCTGGTTGAATCCAAACCCCAGATGTTGACCATCGGCCAGACGCTGGACGTGGAATACAGCTTTTAA
- a CDS encoding Lrp/AsnC family transcriptional regulator, with amino-acid sequence MLDKFDKHILEILQNDATLAIQEIADRVGLSSTPCWRRIQRLEQEGYIEKRVALLSSEKLNVGVTVFVAIKTNQHNKQWYSQFSAVVEAIPQIVEFYRMSGDTDYLLRVVVPDIKSFDRVYQRLISEIELTDVSSSFAMEQIKFTTRLPLDYA; translated from the coding sequence ATGCTGGATAAATTCGACAAACACATTCTGGAGATTCTCCAAAACGATGCCACCTTGGCCATCCAGGAAATTGCCGATCGGGTGGGTTTGTCCAGCACACCCTGCTGGCGACGCATACAGCGCCTGGAACAAGAAGGTTATATAGAGAAGCGGGTGGCGTTGCTCAGTTCGGAAAAGCTGAACGTCGGTGTGACGGTGTTTGTAGCCATCAAGACCAATCAGCATAACAAGCAGTGGTACAGCCAGTTTTCGGCCGTCGTGGAAGCGATTCCGCAAATTGTGGAGTTCTATCGCATGAGCGGCGATACCGATTACTTGCTGCGGGTGGTGGTGCCCGACATCAAGAGCTTTGACCGAGTCTACCAGCGCCTTATCTCGGAAATAGAGCTGACGGATGTCAGCTCCAGTTTCGCCATGGAGCAGATCAAGTTCACGACCCGCCTGCCTCTGGATTACGCCTGA
- the metC gene encoding cystathionine beta-lyase produces MQDCDYQNTRLTHLGRDTSVSAGFVNVPVCRGSTILADNLEQWAQRKEPDNPYASYGRFTNPTLQTLTQAVAELEGGFQASLFPSGLAACTHALLGMLEVGDHLLIPDSVYGPVRAFAQQVLASRMGIQVQFYEPSLGEGIASLIRPNTKVVYVESPGSATFEIQDIPAIACCAHAVGAYVLLDNTWATPLFFKPFEHGVDVSIQAATKYLTGHSDALLGVATANERAWPLLRRAAHDFGQTAGPDDAFLALRGMRTLGVRLRQHQASALQIARFLEKHPKVQQVLHPALESHPGHVIWKRDFTGSTGLFGVVLEPLSEAQLSRFFKTLRLFGIGLSWGGFESLALPMDMPKRNGRTLFGEGQLLRLHVGLEEPQHLQQDLAQALDAAYALNTSRNTSGLRLVAQQA; encoded by the coding sequence ATGCAGGACTGCGATTACCAAAATACCCGTTTGACACATTTGGGCCGGGACACCAGCGTGTCCGCCGGCTTTGTGAATGTGCCCGTTTGTCGTGGCTCCACGATCCTGGCCGACAATCTGGAGCAATGGGCGCAGCGCAAGGAGCCTGACAATCCCTATGCCTCTTATGGCCGCTTCACCAACCCTACCTTGCAAACCCTGACGCAGGCCGTGGCCGAGTTGGAAGGCGGGTTTCAGGCCAGCCTGTTTCCGTCCGGATTGGCCGCGTGTACCCATGCCTTGTTGGGCATGTTGGAGGTCGGGGATCATTTGCTGATACCGGATTCGGTTTATGGGCCGGTGCGCGCGTTTGCCCAGCAGGTGTTGGCCAGCCGCATGGGTATTCAGGTGCAGTTCTATGAGCCGTCTTTGGGTGAGGGCATAGCCAGCCTGATTCGTCCTAATACCAAGGTGGTGTATGTGGAGTCGCCCGGCTCGGCCACCTTCGAGATTCAGGATATTCCGGCGATAGCGTGCTGCGCGCATGCGGTGGGGGCGTATGTGCTCCTGGACAACACCTGGGCTACTCCCTTGTTTTTTAAGCCGTTTGAACATGGGGTGGATGTCTCTATTCAGGCCGCCACCAAGTATTTGACAGGGCATTCCGATGCCTTGCTGGGAGTTGCCACGGCGAACGAGCGCGCCTGGCCTTTGTTGCGCCGGGCTGCGCATGATTTTGGTCAGACTGCCGGGCCGGATGATGCCTTTCTGGCCCTGCGCGGCATGCGCACCTTGGGTGTGCGTTTGCGTCAGCATCAAGCCAGCGCCTTGCAGATTGCCCGTTTTCTGGAGAAACACCCGAAGGTGCAGCAGGTTTTGCACCCAGCCTTGGAGTCGCATCCGGGTCACGTGATCTGGAAGCGGGACTTCACCGGCTCTACCGGCTTGTTCGGCGTCGTTCTGGAACCGTTGAGCGAAGCGCAGTTATCCCGCTTTTTCAAGACCTTGCGCCTGTTTGGCATCGGTCTGTCCTGGGGTGGGTTCGAGAGCCTGGCTTTGCCCATGGATATGCCCAAGCGCAATGGGCGAACCTTGTTCGGGGAGGGGCAGTTGTTGCGTCTGCATGTGGGGTTGGAGGAGCCCCAGCACTTGCAGCAGGATCTGGCGCAGGCTCTGGACGCGGCTTATGCGCTTAATACGTCCAGAAATACAAGTGGGTTGCGCCTAGTTGCCCAGCAGGCTTAA
- a CDS encoding NUDIX hydrolase, giving the protein MSHPVILLAAAYITNSEGQILLVRKRGSAYYMQAGGKLEAGETPLQALQRELDEELGLKAEETAHAHYEAYFESPAANEPGHMVHAHVFTLTVDRDIQAAAELEEARWVSPQEIRSLTLAPLLANHILPRLCTQAAT; this is encoded by the coding sequence ATGTCCCATCCTGTCATCTTGCTGGCTGCCGCCTACATCACCAACTCTGAAGGCCAGATTCTTCTGGTCCGCAAACGTGGCAGCGCCTATTACATGCAGGCAGGTGGCAAGCTGGAAGCAGGTGAAACGCCCCTGCAAGCCCTGCAGCGTGAACTGGACGAAGAACTGGGCCTGAAGGCGGAAGAAACGGCCCATGCGCACTACGAAGCGTATTTTGAAAGTCCGGCCGCCAATGAACCTGGCCACATGGTTCATGCCCATGTGTTTACCTTGACGGTCGATCGCGACATTCAGGCTGCCGCCGAGCTGGAAGAGGCACGCTGGGTCAGCCCACAGGAAATCCGTTCGCTGACGCTGGCCCCCTTGCTGGCCAATCACATTCTGCCGCGCCTGTGTACACAGGCCGCTACCTAA
- a CDS encoding YbaN family protein, producing MMRYALMFAGWICVALAVAGAILPLLPTTPFVLLAAWCFSRSSPRFHQWLLDQRHLGPYLRNWENGQGLTRQAKRRALIMLWLSLAASAWLTSHLGWYRLGLLIPGFFATRYLLRAKTLDDTPSEPVQK from the coding sequence ATGATGCGTTACGCCCTGATGTTTGCCGGGTGGATATGTGTAGCGCTGGCTGTTGCCGGCGCTATTTTGCCCTTGCTGCCTACCACGCCTTTTGTTCTGCTGGCCGCCTGGTGTTTCTCCCGCAGCTCTCCCCGCTTTCATCAATGGCTGCTGGATCAGCGCCATCTGGGTCCCTATTTACGCAACTGGGAAAACGGCCAGGGGCTGACCCGCCAGGCCAAACGCCGGGCGCTGATCATGCTGTGGTTGTCGCTGGCCGCCTCGGCCTGGCTGACCAGCCACTTGGGCTGGTACCGACTGGGCTTGTTAATTCCGGGCTTTTTCGCCACCCGATATTTGCTGCGCGCCAAAACCCTGGATGACACCCCATCAGAGCCTGTGCAAAAATAG
- a CDS encoding peroxidase-related enzyme (This protein belongs to a clade of uncharacterized proteins related to peroxidases such as the alkylhydroperoxidase AhpD.), which produces MPETQAQPAISRYPVPTLAEIPEDIRSRIEAVQEKSGFIPNVFLALAHRPDEFRAFFAYHDALMEKPSGLSHADREMIVVATSAANQCHYCVIAHGAILRIRAKNPLVADQVAVNWRKADIPARQKAMLTFAMKVSQNAQEIEDADFQALHEHGFSDEDAWDIAGISAFFGLSNRMANFMSMRCNDEFYMLGRVPR; this is translated from the coding sequence ATGCCCGAGACACAAGCTCAACCCGCTATCAGCCGTTATCCCGTCCCTACCCTGGCCGAAATACCCGAGGATATTCGCAGCCGTATTGAAGCCGTGCAGGAAAAATCCGGTTTTATTCCGAATGTGTTTCTGGCTCTGGCACACCGCCCTGACGAATTTCGCGCCTTTTTTGCCTATCACGACGCGCTGATGGAAAAGCCCAGTGGTTTGAGCCATGCAGACCGGGAAATGATTGTGGTGGCCACCTCTGCCGCCAACCAATGTCATTACTGCGTGATCGCCCACGGTGCCATCTTGCGCATCCGCGCCAAGAATCCGCTGGTGGCTGACCAGGTGGCTGTGAACTGGCGCAAGGCCGATATCCCAGCGCGACAGAAAGCCATGCTGACCTTCGCCATGAAAGTCTCGCAAAACGCCCAGGAGATTGAAGACGCGGACTTCCAGGCCCTGCACGAGCACGGCTTCAGCGACGAGGACGCCTGGGATATTGCCGGTATCAGTGCCTTTTTTGGTCTGAGCAACCGCATGGCCAACTTCATGTCCATGCGCTGCAATGACGAGTTCTACATGCTGGGACGCGTTCCCCGCTAA
- the argG gene encoding argininosuccinate synthase, producing the protein MTTILESLPVGQKVGIAFSGGLDTSAALLWMRNKGAIPYAYTANLGQPDEPDYDAIPRKAKEYGATLARLVDCRQQLVAEGIAALQCNAFHITTGGVTYFNTTPIGRAVTGTMLVAAMKEDDVHIWGDGSTYKGNDIERFYRYGLLTNPELKIYKPWLDQTFIDELGGRAEMSEYMQENGFDYKMSAEKAYSTDSNMLGATHEAKDLEYLNAGINIVKPIMGVAFWRDDVAVAAEEVRVRFEEGQPVALNGVEFSDPVELMLEANRIGGRHGLGMSDQIENRIIEAKSRGIYEAPGMALLHIAYERLVTGIHNEDTIEQYRINGLRLGRLLYQGRWFDPQAIMLRETAQRWVARAVTGEVTLELRRGNDYSILDTVSPNLTYKAERLSMEKVDSMFSPRDRIGQLTMRNLDIVDTRDKLFTYTQAGLLAPAAGSAVPQLKDSKK; encoded by the coding sequence ATGACAACCATCCTTGAATCTCTTCCAGTCGGCCAGAAGGTCGGCATTGCCTTTTCCGGTGGCCTGGACACCAGCGCTGCACTTTTGTGGATGCGCAACAAGGGCGCGATCCCTTACGCATACACCGCGAACCTGGGTCAGCCTGACGAACCCGATTACGATGCGATCCCCCGCAAGGCCAAGGAATACGGTGCCACGCTGGCCCGTCTGGTGGACTGCCGTCAGCAACTGGTGGCTGAAGGGATTGCCGCTTTGCAGTGCAACGCCTTTCACATCACCACCGGCGGTGTCACTTACTTCAACACCACGCCTATTGGCCGCGCTGTCACCGGCACCATGCTGGTTGCTGCCATGAAAGAAGACGACGTCCATATCTGGGGCGACGGTAGCACCTACAAGGGCAATGATATCGAGCGTTTCTACCGCTACGGTTTGTTGACCAACCCCGAACTGAAGATCTACAAGCCTTGGCTGGACCAGACTTTCATTGATGAGCTGGGTGGCCGTGCCGAGATGTCCGAGTACATGCAGGAAAACGGCTTCGACTACAAGATGTCGGCCGAAAAAGCCTACTCCACCGACTCCAACATGCTGGGTGCCACGCACGAAGCCAAGGATCTGGAATACCTGAACGCTGGTATCAATATCGTCAAACCCATCATGGGCGTCGCTTTCTGGCGTGACGATGTGGCCGTGGCCGCTGAAGAAGTGCGTGTGCGCTTTGAAGAAGGCCAGCCTGTTGCCCTGAACGGCGTGGAATTTTCCGACCCTGTGGAACTGATGCTGGAAGCCAACCGCATCGGTGGCCGTCATGGTCTGGGCATGAGCGACCAGATCGAAAACCGCATCATCGAAGCCAAGAGCCGTGGCATTTACGAAGCCCCTGGCATGGCCTTGCTGCACATTGCTTACGAGCGCCTGGTTACCGGCATCCACAACGAAGACACGATTGAACAGTACCGCATCAACGGTCTGCGCTTGGGTCGTCTGCTGTACCAAGGCCGCTGGTTCGACCCACAAGCCATCATGCTGCGTGAAACCGCCCAGCGTTGGGTGGCTCGTGCTGTTACTGGCGAAGTGACGCTGGAACTGCGTCGCGGTAATGACTACTCCATCCTGGATACAGTCTCGCCTAACCTGACCTACAAGGCCGAGCGCTTGAGCATGGAAAAAGTGGACAGCATGTTCTCGCCACGCGACCGTATCGGTCAGCTGACCATGCGCAATCTGGACATCGTGGACACACGCGACAAGCTGTTCACCTACACCCAGGCTGGCCTGTTGGCTCCTGCCGCTGGTTCGGCTGTGCCTCAGCTGAAAGACAGCAAGAAGTAA
- a CDS encoding phosphodiesterase — protein MLKTLLIQMTDPHIREEGRLAYGRLNTAPYLKQAIGHALALPQKPDAIVLTGDLTDFGRVQEYAHLRNLLAPLGAIPVYLLPGNHDDRQQLRASFPEHTYLGKTGPVCYGVDIGELRLLALDSAVAGASAGSLDQEQLDWLAAELTQQPKRPTVIALHHPPFNTLIGHMDKIGLLNGAEHLEAIVRQHGNVERVISGHLHRNIQIRFGGTIASTAPSVAHQVCLDLAENAASAWTLEPPGYAVHALDSVGQIVTHTATVGQFDGPFAFHEPSGKLID, from the coding sequence ATGCTGAAAACATTATTGATTCAAATGACAGACCCGCATATCAGAGAAGAAGGCAGGCTGGCATACGGACGTCTGAATACTGCGCCCTATCTGAAACAGGCTATTGGGCATGCTCTGGCCCTGCCCCAAAAACCGGATGCCATCGTTCTGACGGGCGATCTGACTGATTTTGGGCGAGTTCAAGAATATGCACACCTGCGCAACTTGCTCGCCCCCTTGGGAGCTATTCCTGTGTACCTGTTGCCAGGCAATCATGACGACCGACAACAGCTACGCGCAAGCTTTCCCGAGCATACGTACTTGGGCAAGACTGGCCCCGTCTGCTACGGCGTGGATATTGGTGAGTTAAGACTATTGGCCCTGGATAGCGCCGTAGCGGGTGCCAGTGCGGGCAGCCTGGACCAGGAGCAACTGGACTGGCTGGCAGCCGAACTGACCCAACAGCCCAAGCGACCCACCGTCATTGCCCTGCACCATCCCCCCTTCAACACCCTGATCGGCCATATGGACAAGATTGGCCTGCTCAATGGAGCGGAACACCTGGAGGCGATTGTGCGTCAGCACGGCAATGTGGAACGGGTGATCAGCGGACATTTGCATCGCAATATACAGATCCGCTTTGGCGGAACCATTGCCAGCACGGCTCCCTCTGTGGCCCACCAAGTCTGTCTGGATCTGGCTGAGAATGCCGCCTCGGCCTGGACGCTGGAACCACCTGGCTATGCCGTTCATGCTCTGGACAGCGTGGGCCAGATCGTCACCCATACTGCCACTGTCGGTCAGTTCGACGGCCCCTTCGCCTTCCATGAGCCAAGCGGGAAACTGATCGATTGA